A DNA window from Coffea arabica cultivar ET-39 chromosome 6c, Coffea Arabica ET-39 HiFi, whole genome shotgun sequence contains the following coding sequences:
- the LOC113692560 gene encoding uncharacterized protein: protein MTVLRSREVAPPGMILKTPAKAVDIGVFEPETPAKTLEGLNHQSTTSPLSLSPKAPCQDGKEGLAAGSVHRRSARLASKLDLTEGLETVKTFSRKRKRLDAGNDGSLGDGLNLATASTEKKDDVGIGVGDVMLEEPNKSDSLVDLGNSGQSSDAVESVKQGRRRRKFGIDVELSDLMLVGQDQNENKVLNLRSGRRIVKSGGKKRSGDSSEGVESNDGDKFYTGNDSECMSSGCRGNGGVMYESKVIAEGDGYHSINNVKKFTGEEKSKSKVLEKASFMSGIDLLKLKSEVKEAGGNMVKTEKKVEARSTRRKDKGKEKLVESSSLSKSSCSVGRKSENKLEKENDDTVSSSSLLADSMSSQNAEQTDMSVTADRRVHKVRFREIARRNASRFAHFSSQEEEDNAADTSGGEIPPSDINAETEDWPGPFSTAMKIIRDRQMNANVQRHNSLSDKRGVASVTWKPKKDRQCNLQKQLVPSLQDLCLTILVKNADAITSLDCIPDVLRRRLSQLLCDSRRMGDHFFGLLVQGSPTEIHLRDCSWLSEEIFTRTFEACDTSNLTVLQLDQCGRCLADYVLFGTLARASNCLPALTAASLRAAYRLSDVGLSALVSAAPSLRSINLSQCSLLTSDGIASLAASLGSVLRELYLDDCQGLEAKHILSALLEFEQLEVLSLAGMETVSDDFVSRFVSERGHKIKELVLADCMKLTDSSVRVIVEYCSELCAIDLSNLCNLTDTAIGYLANGCQAIQALKLCRNTFSDEAVAAYLETCGDTLRELSLSNVKQVAQNTAISLARLSRNLQYLDLSWCRNLTNEALGLIVDGCLSLKVLKLFGCTQVTDVFLLGHSNPEVRIIGLKMKPLLEHLEVPDLLRGPLHYSSVSPSL from the exons ATGACGGTGTTGAGGTCTCGTGAAGTTGCTCCCCCGGGAATGATATTGAAAACTCCGGCGAAAGCTGTGGATATTGGGGTGTTTGAGCCGGAGACTCCGGCGAAAACCCTAGAAGGCTTGAACCATCAGTCAACGACTAGTCCTTTGAGTTTGAGCCCTAAGGCTCCTTGTCAGGATGGTAAGGAAGGGTTGGCGGCTGGAAGTGTCCACAGGCGGAGTGCTCGATTGGCTTCCAAGTTGGACTTAACTGAAGGTTTAGAAACTGTTAAAACTTTTAGTCGAAAAAGGAAGAGATTGGATGCTGGAAATGATGGGAGTTTGGGTGATGGCCTTAATTTGGCTACTGCATCTACTGAGAAGAAGGATGATGTTGGAATTGGGGTTGGGGACGTAATGTTAGAGGAACCAAATAAATCTGACTCTCTTGTTGATTTGGGAAATTCAGGCCAAAGTAGTGACGCAGTTGAAAGCGTGAAAcaggggaggaggaggagaaaatTTGGCATTGATGTGGAATTATCGGATCTAATGCTTGTAGGGCAGGATCAGAATGAGAACAAGGTTTTGAATCTACGGTCTGGGAGGAGAATCGTGAAGAGTGGAGGGAAAAAAAGGAGTGGTGATAGTTCTGAAGGAGTTGAGAGTAATGACGGTGATAAGTTTTATACTGGTAATGATAGTGAGTGTATGTCAAGTGGCTGCAGAGGAAATGGTGGTGTGATGTATGAGTCCAAGGTAATTGCTGAAGGGGATGGATATCATAGTATCAATAATGTGAAGAAATTTACTGGAGAAGAGAAGAGCAAAAGTAAAGTACTTGAGAAGGCTTCCTTCATGAGTGGCATTGATTTGTTGAAATTGAAATCTGAGGTGAAAGAAGCTGGTGGAAACATGGTTAAGACTGAAAAGAAGGTTGAGGCCAGGAGTACTAGGAGAAAGGATAAGGGGAAAGAAAAATTAGTCGAAAGTAGTTCCTTATCAAAATCCTCTTGCTCAGTAGGACGCAAGTCCGAAAATaagttagaaaaagaaaatgacgaCACTGTTTCAAGTTCTTCTTTATTGGCCGATAGTATGTCATCCCAAAATGCAGAGCAGACCGACATGAGTGTGACTGCTGACAGAAGGGTTCACAAGGTTCGATTTCGTGAAATAGCCAGGCGAAATGCATCTCGTTTTGCTCATTTCTCGTCTCAAGAGGAGGAGGACAATGCTGCTGATACCTCTGGAGGGGAAATTCCGCCATCTGACATTAACGCTGAAACAGAAGATTGGCCTGGTCCATTTTCAACTGCAATGAAGATTATTAGGGATCGTCAGATGAATGCAAATGTTCAGCGGCATAATTCCTTGTCAGACAAAAGGGGGGTTGCATCAGTTACATGGAAACCCAAAAAGGATCGACAGTGTAACCTTCAAAAGCAGTTGGTTCCCTCGTTGCAGGACCTGTGCCTGACAATTCTTGTGAAAAATGCCGATGCAATCACTTCGCTTGATTGCATTCCTGATGTTTTGAGGCGCAGGCTATCTCAATTGCTTTGTGATTCTCGGAGAATGGGTGATCATTTCTTTGGCCTGCTTGTACAGGGTTCTCCCACTGAGATTCATCTAAGGGACTGTTCCTGGTTATCTGAGGAAATATTCACTAGAACTTTTGAAGCATGTGATACTAGCAATTTGACG GTCCTACAGCTTGATCAGTGTGGAAGATGTTTGGCAGATTATGTTCTTTTTGGTACATTAGCTCGTGCTTCAAATTGCCTGCCTGCTTTAACTGCTGCGTCATTACGGGCTGCATATCGTCTTTCTGATGTAGGTCTAAGTGCACTGGTTTCTGCTGCACCTTCACTAAGATCTATAAATCTCAGCCAATGTTCCCTTCTTACTTCTGATGGCATTGCCAGTTTGGCAGCTTCACTGGGATCAGTTCTGAGGGAACTATATCTAGATGACTGCCAAGGGCTAGAAGCCAAGCATATATTGTCAGCTTTGTTAGAGTTTGAACAATTGGAAGTCTTGTCATTGGCTGGCATGGAGACTGTTTCTGATGATTTTGTCAGTAGATTTGTAAGCGAACGAGGTCACAAGATAAAGGAGCTTGTTTTGGCAGATTGCAT GAAATTGACGGATTCTTCTGTTAGAGTTATTGTAGAATATTGCTCAGAATTATGTGCAATTGATCTCTCTAACTTGTGCAACTTAACAGATACTGCAATAGGGTACCTTGCAAATGGTTGTCAAGCAATTCAAGCTTTGAAACTCTGCCGCAACACATTCAG CGATGAAGCTGTTGCTGCTTATCTTGAGACCTGTGGAGATACTTTGAGAGAACTTTCACTAAGTAATGTTAAACAG GTCGCTCAGAATACCGCTATATCACTTGCCAGACTCTCTAGAAACCTGCAATATTTGGATTTGTCCTGGTGTCGCAATTTGACTAATGAAGCCCTTGGATTGATTGTAGATGGCTGCTTGTCTCTGAAAGTTTTGAAACTATTTGGTTGTACTCAG GTTACAGATGTATTTTTGTTGGGCCACTCTAATCCAGAAGTACGAATaattggattgaagatgaagccCCTACTGGAACATCTTGAGGTGCCTGATCTACTGCGAGGACCACTGCATTATTCATCTGTTTCTCCTTCATTGTGA